A stretch of the Amycolatopsis sp. BJA-103 genome encodes the following:
- a CDS encoding DEAD/DEAH box helicase codes for MEPESPTFASFGVKPEIVKALGEAGIERTFAIQALTLPLAMAGDDLIGQARTGMGKTLGFGVPLLHRVEVPGDGTPQVLVVVPTRELCIQVANDLKGAGKHLGIRTLAIYGGRPYEPQIAALRSGVDVVIGTPGRLLDLAEQKHLVLGKVRGLVLDEADEMLDLGFLPDIERILRMVPDKRQTMLFSATMPGPIITLARTFLTQPTHIRAEENDAGAIHERTTQFVYRAHSMDKPELIARALQAEGRGLTMIFTRTKRTAQKVADELVERGFAAAAVHGDLGQGAREQALRAFRAGKVDVLVATDVAARGIDIDDVTHVINYQTPEDEKTYVHRIGRTGRAGRTGVAITLVDWDEEPRWKMISDLLGLDMPEPAETYSSSKHLFSDLGIPEGTTGRLPLSKRTRAGLSAEVEEDLGGKRRGRGQGPAKDKDEEAPRKRNRTPRKRTRGGADAAAKIEAADAAAAPSAEGTEGETSSEGRTRSRRRSRGAAKPSPEVSGPAVEKEAGDSAERPARRRRRRRPSATSDTPASAD; via the coding sequence GTGGAACCCGAATCCCCCACCTTCGCTTCCTTCGGCGTCAAGCCGGAGATCGTGAAGGCCCTCGGCGAGGCCGGGATCGAGCGCACCTTCGCCATCCAGGCGCTGACGCTGCCGCTGGCCATGGCCGGCGACGACCTGATCGGCCAGGCCCGTACGGGTATGGGCAAGACGCTGGGCTTCGGCGTCCCGCTGCTGCACCGTGTCGAGGTCCCCGGCGACGGCACCCCGCAGGTGCTGGTCGTCGTGCCGACCCGTGAGCTGTGCATCCAGGTCGCGAACGACCTCAAGGGCGCGGGCAAGCACCTCGGCATCCGCACCCTGGCCATCTACGGCGGCCGCCCGTACGAGCCGCAGATCGCGGCGCTGCGCAGCGGCGTCGACGTCGTCATCGGCACCCCCGGCCGCCTGCTGGACCTGGCCGAGCAGAAGCACCTGGTGCTGGGCAAGGTCCGCGGCCTGGTGCTGGACGAGGCCGACGAGATGCTCGACCTCGGCTTCCTGCCCGACATCGAGCGCATCCTGCGGATGGTCCCGGACAAGCGCCAGACGATGCTGTTCTCGGCGACCATGCCGGGCCCGATCATCACGCTGGCCCGCACGTTCCTGACCCAGCCGACGCACATCCGCGCCGAGGAGAACGACGCCGGCGCGATCCACGAGCGCACCACCCAGTTCGTCTACCGGGCGCACTCGATGGACAAGCCCGAGCTGATCGCCCGCGCGCTGCAGGCCGAGGGCCGCGGCCTGACGATGATCTTCACCCGCACCAAGCGCACCGCGCAGAAGGTCGCCGACGAGCTCGTCGAGCGTGGCTTCGCGGCCGCCGCCGTGCACGGTGACCTGGGCCAGGGTGCCCGCGAGCAGGCGTTGCGTGCGTTCCGGGCGGGCAAGGTCGACGTGCTCGTCGCCACCGATGTCGCCGCCCGCGGTATCGACATCGACGACGTCACGCACGTGATCAACTACCAGACGCCGGAGGACGAGAAGACCTACGTCCACCGGATCGGCCGCACCGGCCGCGCCGGGCGCACCGGTGTCGCGATCACCCTCGTCGACTGGGACGAGGAGCCGCGCTGGAAGATGATCTCGGACCTCCTCGGGCTCGACATGCCCGAGCCCGCCGAGACGTACTCGTCGTCGAAGCACCTGTTCTCCGACCTCGGCATCCCCGAGGGCACCACCGGGCGTCTCCCGCTGTCGAAGCGGACCCGCGCCGGGCTTTCGGCCGAGGTCGAGGAAGACCTGGGCGGCAAGCGCCGGGGTCGTGGCCAGGGGCCGGCGAAGGACAAGGACGAAGAGGCGCCCCGCAAGCGCAACCGCACGCCGCGCAAGCGGACCCGCGGCGGAGCCGACGCGGCCGCCAAGATCGAGGCGGCGGACGCCGCCGCCGCGCCTTCCGCGGAAGGCACCGAGGGCGAGACCTCGTCGGAGGGCCGCACCCGCTCGCGCCGCCGCAGCCGTGGCGCCGCGAAGCCGAGCCCGGAGGTCAGCGGTCCGGCCGTCGAGAAGGAAGCCGGCGACAGCGCCGAGCGTCCGGCTCGCCGACGCCGCCGTCGCCGTCCCTCGGCGACTTCTGATACACCTGCGTCGGCAGACTGA
- a CDS encoding Rv3212 family protein, translating into MSERWDAAPENDPARPVPVDPEQTSNGGEPETSAVIGSEDVLDAEPAQPEATEPPLAGKRARRSPWNRTRDRVFAAGIVVVVAVTGVVIGVTSDNAATVAQVAATLPPGLPPAPAEVPGSLTELWQAPSSSTPVPIGEANSVVTADKGEVLGRDPYTGDVRWRYSRDLELCTVALAGIKVDAVYRKDTGCSEVTQLDAGTGRRTAQRNGDAELGTRLVVDGSHVTTTGKKLLNTWRDDLVKSMEYGQVPAIVNANKQPRTGCTYGTVAAAAGKIGVIERCPGDPADRFTIYRASNDEADDPKVDYSTVLAGKNAKLVAMSGDLALIVLPEQKLLVIYGGDGVQKSAYPLDVPAADIAQDPVGGIMPTAWTAQGVYWFTGSKTMAFSRDDLTPRWTLNSSVGPGITFGEQLVVPIQGGLSVLDELTGTTIRTVGVDRRGYNGPVQLSSVGPVLLEQRGPILAALK; encoded by the coding sequence GTGAGCGAACGCTGGGACGCCGCGCCGGAGAACGATCCGGCGCGGCCCGTGCCCGTCGATCCCGAACAGACGTCCAACGGCGGTGAGCCGGAGACCTCGGCCGTGATCGGCAGCGAGGACGTGCTGGACGCCGAACCCGCCCAGCCGGAGGCCACCGAGCCGCCGCTGGCCGGGAAACGCGCCCGGCGCTCGCCGTGGAACCGCACGCGGGATCGCGTGTTCGCCGCGGGGATCGTGGTGGTCGTCGCGGTCACCGGCGTCGTCATCGGCGTGACCAGCGACAACGCGGCGACGGTCGCGCAGGTCGCCGCCACCCTGCCGCCCGGGCTCCCGCCCGCGCCGGCGGAGGTACCCGGCTCGCTGACCGAACTGTGGCAGGCGCCGAGCTCGTCCACGCCCGTCCCGATCGGCGAGGCGAACAGCGTCGTCACCGCCGACAAGGGCGAAGTACTCGGCCGGGACCCGTACACCGGCGACGTCCGGTGGCGCTATTCCCGCGATCTCGAACTGTGCACCGTCGCGCTCGCCGGGATCAAGGTGGACGCGGTGTACCGCAAGGACACCGGCTGCAGCGAGGTCACCCAGCTCGACGCGGGGACCGGCCGCCGCACCGCGCAGCGCAACGGCGACGCCGAACTCGGCACCCGGCTGGTCGTCGACGGCTCGCACGTCACCACGACCGGCAAGAAGCTGCTCAACACCTGGCGCGACGACCTGGTCAAGAGCATGGAGTACGGCCAGGTCCCCGCCATCGTGAACGCGAACAAGCAGCCGAGGACGGGCTGCACCTACGGCACGGTGGCGGCCGCGGCGGGCAAGATCGGCGTGATCGAACGCTGCCCCGGCGACCCGGCCGACCGCTTCACCATCTACCGCGCGAGCAACGACGAGGCCGACGACCCGAAGGTCGACTACAGCACCGTGCTCGCCGGGAAGAACGCGAAGCTGGTCGCGATGTCCGGCGACCTCGCGCTGATCGTGCTGCCGGAACAGAAGCTGCTGGTCATCTACGGCGGCGACGGCGTGCAGAAGTCGGCGTACCCGCTCGACGTGCCCGCCGCGGACATCGCGCAGGATCCGGTGGGCGGCATCATGCCGACCGCGTGGACCGCGCAGGGCGTCTACTGGTTCACCGGCTCGAAGACCATGGCGTTCTCGCGGGACGACCTCACGCCGCGCTGGACGCTGAACAGCTCCGTCGGCCCCGGCATCACCTTCGGGGAACAGCTGGTCGTGCCGATCCAGGGCGGGCTCTCCGTCCTCGACGAGCTGACCGGCACCACGATCCGCACCGTCGGTGTCGACCGGCGCGGCTACAACGGGCCGGTGCAGCTCTCTTCGGTCGGTCCGGTGCTGCTGGAGCAGCGCGGCCCCATCCTGGCCGCCCTCAAGTGA